A window from Candidatus Nitrospira neomarina encodes these proteins:
- a CDS encoding mechanosensitive ion channel family protein, translated as MEPIVGTTGDMLIRYGLSTFFLFLIILIVRMGIHHSLFRSTELSVETRRRWAVNLRNGLLFLFILGMIFIWAPQLQTFAVSVFAVAVAFVLATKEIIDCLSGSGLRVLTKAYSLGDRIEIGGIRGNVVDHNALTTTVLEIGPGQTSHQYTGRAMVIPNSFIFDHPLTNETYTKKYRLHIVTVPLSTDDDWKTAERLLLQAGEEEAAPFINEARTYLKKLEGKLWLDAPSVEPRVTIQLPEPGRINLLLRVPCPTQYPSRLEQAILRKFLAEFSFAPRLVIQESHSSH; from the coding sequence GTGGAACCTATTGTAGGTACGACCGGCGACATGCTCATTCGGTACGGCCTGAGTACCTTCTTTCTCTTTTTAATCATTCTGATCGTCAGGATGGGGATCCACCACAGTCTCTTCCGGTCAACCGAACTTTCCGTGGAAACACGGAGACGGTGGGCGGTCAATCTCAGAAATGGCCTGCTCTTTCTGTTCATCCTCGGGATGATTTTCATTTGGGCGCCGCAACTCCAGACTTTTGCCGTCTCCGTGTTTGCCGTCGCCGTCGCCTTTGTCCTCGCCACCAAAGAAATCATTGACTGCTTGAGCGGATCAGGACTCCGGGTGCTGACCAAAGCCTATTCGTTGGGGGATCGCATCGAAATCGGGGGCATTCGGGGAAACGTGGTCGACCACAACGCCCTGACCACCACGGTTTTGGAAATCGGACCAGGCCAGACCTCTCATCAATATACCGGCCGGGCCATGGTCATTCCCAACAGCTTTATTTTCGATCACCCCTTAACCAATGAAACCTATACAAAAAAATACCGCCTCCATATTGTGACCGTCCCCTTAAGTACTGATGATGATTGGAAAACTGCCGAACGTCTCCTGCTGCAGGCCGGAGAAGAAGAGGCCGCCCCGTTTATCAATGAGGCGAGGACCTATCTCAAAAAACTCGAAGGCAAGCTGTGGTTGGATGCCCCCTCCGTTGAACCACGGGTCACCATTCAGTTGCCTGAGCCAGGCCGCATTAATTTATTACTCCGCGTGCCCTGTCCGACTCAATATCCCTCACGCCTGGAACAAGCGATCCTTCGAAAATTTCTTGCTGAATTTTCCTTTGCACCCCGCCTGGTTATACAAGAATCTCATTCTTCACATTAA
- a CDS encoding Crp/Fnr family transcriptional regulator, whose translation MPRRSASPFNLQKFLAQDGSGKKILTFPKKQNLFSQGDVADAVFYIQSGQVKLSVVSKQGKEAVFGIVEQGGFVGEGCLAGQRVCMATATTLEDSTLVRIDKQAMIRVLHEEPTFSTMFMEYLLARNVRIQEDLVDQLFNSAEKRLARVLLLMAHFGKEGKPEPVLAKISQETLAEMIGTTRSRVSFFMNRFRKLGFIEYNGGLHVHSSLLNVVLHD comes from the coding sequence ATGCCACGCAGGTCGGCATCGCCGTTTAACCTCCAGAAGTTCCTGGCTCAGGACGGTAGCGGCAAAAAAATTCTGACGTTCCCTAAAAAGCAGAATCTCTTTTCGCAAGGTGATGTGGCGGATGCCGTGTTCTATATTCAGTCAGGCCAGGTCAAACTTTCGGTGGTCTCCAAGCAGGGGAAGGAAGCTGTCTTCGGGATTGTGGAACAAGGGGGGTTTGTAGGGGAAGGGTGTTTGGCTGGACAGCGGGTGTGCATGGCCACGGCGACAACCCTGGAAGACTCCACTCTGGTCCGAATTGACAAGCAGGCGATGATCCGGGTGCTTCACGAGGAACCCACCTTCTCGACGATGTTCATGGAATATCTCCTGGCTCGTAACGTTCGCATCCAAGAAGATTTGGTGGATCAGCTGTTTAATTCGGCTGAGAAGCGGCTCGCGCGGGTGCTGCTCCTCATGGCTCATTTTGGCAAAGAGGGCAAGCCGGAACCGGTCCTTGCGAAGATTAGTCAGGAAACGCTTGCCGAGATGATCGGGACCACGCGGTCCCGGGTCAGTTTCTTCATGAATAGGTTCAGGAAATTGGGCTTCATCGAGTACAACGGCGGGTTGCACGTGCACAGCTCCCTCCTCAATGTCGTCCTCCACGACTAA
- a CDS encoding DUF4398 domain-containing protein, whose translation MAFFCLSVLMTGCQDPPIHELQKARQAVEHARREGALTFAPDLYSLAESELTIGEEEFHEQSRKMFWARDYSMATRLIMLAQTDAQQALSLAQEEKQKSSMSDRDSPLLLSVHSYLEELRLTNGGLFFKNRERRNGPQAP comes from the coding sequence ATGGCCTTCTTCTGCTTGAGTGTCCTGATGACCGGCTGTCAGGATCCGCCAATTCACGAATTACAGAAAGCCCGTCAAGCGGTGGAACATGCCAGGAGGGAAGGAGCCTTGACCTTCGCACCTGATCTCTACAGTTTAGCGGAAAGTGAACTGACGATCGGAGAAGAAGAATTTCATGAACAATCCAGAAAAATGTTCTGGGCTCGAGATTATTCTATGGCCACCCGATTAATCATGTTGGCACAAACGGATGCCCAGCAAGCCCTCTCACTGGCCCAGGAAGAAAAACAGAAATCTTCGATGTCAGACAGAGATTCTCCACTGCTTCTTTCAGTTCACAGCTACCTCGAAGAGCTTCGACTGACCAATGGGGGCCTTTTCTTCAAGAACCGCGAAAGGAGAAATGGTCCTCAAGCTCCGTGA